The genomic region gatctcctggggtcagggatgatgggagtgatacattatatgataggagattagattgtgagctcctggggtcagggatgatgggagtgatacattgtatgataggagattagattgggatctcctggggtcagggatgatgggagtgatacattgtatgataggagattagattgtgagctcctggggtcagggatgatgggagtgatacattgtatgataggagattagattgtgagctcctggggtcagggatgatgggagtgatacattgtatgataggagattagattgtgatctcctggggtcagggatgatgggagtgatacattgtatgataggagattagattgtgagctcctggggtcagggatgatgggagtgatacattgtatgataggagattagattgtgatctcctggggtcagggatgatgggagtgatacattatatgataggagattagattgtgagctcctggggtcagggatgatgggagtgatacattgtatgataggagattagattgtgagctcctggggtcagggatgatgggagtgatacattgtatgtgataggagattagattgtgatctcctggggtcagggataatgggagtgatacattgtatgtgatagattagattgtgatctcctggagtcagggatgatgggagtgatacattgtatgtgatagtagattagattgtgatctcctggggtcagggatgatgggagtgatacattgtatgtgataggagattagattgtgatctcctggggtcagggatgatgggagtgatacattgtatgataggagattagattgtgatctcctggggtcagggatgatgggagtgatacattgtatgataggagattagattgtgatctcctggggtcagggatgatgggagtgatacattgtatgataggagattagattgtgatctcctggggtcagggatgatgggagtgatacattgtatgatagattagattgtgagctcctggggtcagggatgatgggagtgatacattgtatgataggagattagattgtgatctcctggggtcagggatgatgggagtgatacattgtatgatagattagattgtgagctcctggggtcagggatgatgggagtgatacattgtatgataggagattagattgggatctcctggggtcagggatgatgggagtgatacattgtatgataggagattagattgtgagctcctggggtcagggatgatgggagtgatacattgtatgataggagattagattgtgagctcctggggtcagggatgatgggagtgatacattgtatgtgataggagattagattgtgagctcctggggtcagggatgatgggagtgatacattgtatgataggagattagattgtgatctcctggggtcagggatgatgggagtgatacattgtatgtgataggagattagattgtgatctcctggggtcagggatgatgggagtgatacattgtatgataggagattagattgtgagctcctggggtcagggatgatgggagtgatacattgtatgataggagattagattgtgagctcctggggtcagggatgatgggagtgatacattgtatgataggagattagattgtgatctcctggggtcagggatgatgggagtgatacattatatgataggagattagattgtgagctcctggggtcagggatgatgggagtgatacattgtatgataggagattagattgggatctcctggggtcagggatgatgggagtgatacattgtatgataggagattagattgtgagctcctggggtcagggatgatgggagtgatacattgtatgataggagattagattgtgagctcctggggtcagggatgatgggagtgatacattgtatgtgataggagattagattgtgagctcctggggtcagggatgatgggagtgatacattgtatgataggagattagattgtgatctcctggggtcagggatgatgggagtgatacattgtatgataggagattagattgtgagctcctggggtcagggatgatgggagtgatacattgtatgtgataggagattagattgtgatctcctggggtcagggatgatgggagtgatacattgtatgataggagattagattgtgatctcctggggtcagggatgatgggagtgatacattgtatgtgataggagattagattgtgatctcctggggtcagggatgatgggagtgatacattgtatgtgataggagatcagattgtgagctcctggggtcagggatgatgggagtgatacattgtatgtgatagattagattgtgagctcctggggtcagggatgatgggagtgatacattgtatgtgatagattagattgtgaactcctggggtcagggatgatgggagtgatacattgtatgtgatagattagattgtgagctcctggggtcagggatgatgggagtgatacattgtatgataggagattagattgtgatctcctggggtcagggatgatgggagtgatacattgtatgataggagattagactgtgatctcctggggtcagggatgatgggagtgatacattgtatgataggagattagattgtgatctcctggggtcagggatgatgggagtgatacattgtatgtgataggagattagattgtgatctcctggggtcagggatgatgggagtgatacattgtatgtgataggagatcagattgtgagctcctggggtcagggatgatgggagtgatacattgtatgtgatagattagattgtgagctcctggggtcagggatgatgggagtgatacattgtatgtgatagattagattgtgaactcctggggtcagggatgatgggagtgatacattgtatgtgatagattagattgtgagctcctggggtcagggatgatgggagtgatacattgtatgtgatagattagattgtgagctcctggggtcagggatgatgggagtgatacattgtatgtgataggagattagattgtgatctcctggggtcagggatgatgggagtgatacattgtatgataggagattagactgtgatctcctggggtcagggatgatgggagtgatacattgtatgataggagattagattgtgatctcctggggtcagggatgatgggagtgatacattgtatgtgataggagattagattgtgagctcctggggtcagggatgatgggagtgatacattgtatgtgatagattagattgtgagctcctggggtcagggatgatgggagtgatacattgtatgtgatagattagattgtgaactcctggggtcagggatgatgggagtgatacattgtatgtgatagattagattgtgagctcctgggggtcagggatgatgggagtgatacattgtatgataggagattagactgtgatctcctggggtcagggatgatgggagtgatacattgtatgataggagattagattgtgatctcctggggtcagggatgatgggagtgatacattgtatgataggagattagattgtgatctcctggggtcagggatgatgggagtgatacattgtatgtgatagattagattgtgagctcctggggtcagggatgatgggagtgatacattgtatgtgatagattagattgtgagctcctggggtcagggatgatgggagtgatacattgtatgtgatagattagattgtgagctcctggggtcagggatgatgggagtgatacattgtatgtgatagattagattgtgagctcctgggggtcagggatgatgggagtgatacattgtatgataggagattagactgtgatctcctggggtcagggatgatgggagtgatacattgtatgataggagattagattgtgatctcctggggtcagggatgatgggagtgatacattgtatgtgataggagattagattgtgatctcctggggtcagggatgatgggagtgatacattgtatgtgataggagatcagattgtgagctcctggggtcagggatgatgggagtgatacattgtatgtgatagattagattgtgagctcctggggtcagggatgatgggagtgatacattgtatgataggagattagattgtgagctcctggggtcagggatgatgggagtgatacattgtatgtgatagattagattgtgagctcctggggtcagggatgatgggagtgatacattgtatgtgatagattagattgtgagctcctggggtcagggatgatgggagtgatacattgtatgtgatagattagattgtgagctcctggggtcagggatgatgggagtgatacattgtatgtgataggagattagattgtgatctcctggggtcagggatgatgggagtgatacattgtatgataggagattagattgtgatctcctggggtcagggatgatgggagtgatacattgtatgtgataggagattagattgtgagctcctggggtcagggatgatgggagtgatacattgtatgataggagattagattgtgatctcctggggtcagggatgatgagagtgatacattgtatgacaggagattagattgtgagctcctggggtcagggatgatgggagtgatacattgtatgacaggagattagattgtgagctcctggggtcagggatgatgggagtgatacattgtatgtgatagattagattgtgagctcctggggtcagggatgatgggagtgatacattgtatgtgatagattagattgtgagctcctggggtcagggatgatgggagtgatacattgtatgtgatagattagattgtgagctcctggggtcagggatgatgggagtgatacattgtatgtgataggagattagattgtgatctcctggggtcagggatgatgggagtgatacattgtatgataggagattagattgtgatctcctggggtcagggatgatgggagtgatacattgtatgtgataggagattagattgtgagctcctggggtcagggatgatgggagtgatacattgtatgataggagattagattgtgagctcctggggtcagggatgatgggagtgatacattgtatgacaggagattagattgtgagctcctggggtcagggatgatgggagtgatacattgtatgtgatagattagattgtgagctcctggggtcaggggtgATACAATCCCAGTTTCTCCAGTAGGTGTTGTCTAAGCCGCCGgtgattaaccccttgtgttctgactgttcttgccccccccccccaggctgtGGCTCTTGGAGAAATGCTGGAATATAACCAGGACAATGGGATGAGGCTGGAGAAGAAGGCGGCCCAGGTGCCCCGGGTGAGGATCTGTCCTATATATTAGAACACATGAGGTTTTGCCCACAGAGCTGACCATCTATTCTCTGTGCAGTGTGATGTCGGGGAGCGCTGCGCCATGAAGCACGGACCGCGGATCGGGAAGCTGTGTGACTGCCTGCGCGGAGCCTCCTGTAACTCCTTCATGCTGCGCTGTTACTGAGGGGCCACACACCCTGCACCCCCACTCACCCTCAATGTAGTGTCCCCTCCActcccactcaccctcaatgTAGTGTCCCCTCCACCCCACTCACCCTCCATGTAGTGTCCCCTCCACCCCCACTCACCCTCAATGTAGTGTCCCCGCCACCCCACTCACCCTCCATGTAGTGTCCCCTCCACCCCCACTCACCCTCAATGTAGTGTCCCCTCCACCCCCACTCACCCTCAATGTAGTGTCCCCTCCACCCCTACTCACCCTCAATGTAGTGTCCCCTCCACCCCCACTCACCCTCAATGTAGTGTCCCTGCCACCCCACTCACCCTCAATGTAGTGTCCCTGCCACCCCACTCACCCTCAATGTAGTGTCCCCTCCACCCCACTCACCCTCAATGTAGTGTCCCCTCCACGCCCCCACTCACCCTCAGTGTAGTGTCCCCTCCACCCCCACTCCCCCAGTGTAGTGTCCCCTCCACCCTCACTCACCCTCATTGTAGTGTCCCCTCCACCCCCCACTCCCCCAGTGTAGTGTCCCCTCCACCCCCACTCACCCTCATTGTAGTGTCCCCTCCACCCCACTCACCCTCAGTGTAGTGTCCCCTCCACCCCCACTCACCCTCAGTGTAGTGTCCCCTCCACCCCCACTCACCCTCAGTGTAGTGTCCCCTCCACCCCCCCTCAGTGTAGTGTCCCCTCCACCCCCACTCACCCTCAGTGTAGTGTCCCCTCCACCCCCACTCACCCTCAGTGTAGTGTCCCCTCCACCCCCCTCAGTGTAGTGTCCCCTTCACTCAACCTCAGTGTAGTGtcccctccacccccccctcaGTGTAGTGTCCCCTCTACCCCCCCTCAGTGTAGTgtcccctccacccccccccctcagtgtaGTGTCCCCTCCACCCACCCTCAGTGTATTGTCCCCTCCACCCCCCCAAAGTGTAGAGTCCCCTCCACCCCCCCTCAGTGTAGTGTCCCCTCCACCCCCCCCTAAGTGTAGTGTCCCCTCCACCCCTTGTCCTGATATATGGACGTCATTTGTGCGCTCTGTAATGATTTCCCCTCATCGGATCATTCAGACCCAAATCTGTCCGTTATGGAGGACAAAGCTGTAatgtggctgataacagagagcagcAGCACTCCGCTCCCCCACTCTCTATCAATGTTTTATATGATACTATGTTTTATAATAAAGGATTCTTATACAGATTCTTCTATGTGTTTCTTGggttcctctgtgctgctgtgaccaATGTGACAACATACAGGGTCAAGGGTCATCGCTCTCATCCACCGACCTATATTCAGTATATTCCTATAGAAACAATATCTGCCCTCAAATCCCTGTGACAACAATTCTACCTGACAGCTCAGTGTTATCATAGGGAAGAAGAGATATGGTGAGGTCCAGTGTCCCTATGACAACACTGAGAGGCCAGAGCACAGGGACAGGAAGTGTTGTCATAGGCACAAAGGCAGAGGACATGAGTGCCGTATAATGGAGAGGGCTGAGAGCGGCTTGATGTTCTCTGGAATCGTCACCCGGCGAACATTACATAACGCACTAAATGTGATCTCACCTCAGGGCGCACGGATAATCCCACCGAGCCGCagattatgtcacatgttatctaAGGAGATTACTCCCATCATCACCGGGCCCACCTTGTGCCCCCAACATTGACGTCATAACACGAGAAACAAATGTGCTAAGTGTCGCCCCCTACTGGGTAATACACAGTGTATGAGGATGGGAAGGAAGGGGACAACTAGTGTGCACACAACAAtgcccaatactgccccctgcatacaaatatatctactataatactgccccctgtatacaaatatatctactataatactgccccctatatacaaatatatctactataatactgccccctgcatacaaatatatctactataatactgccccctgcatacaaatatatctactataatactgccccctgcatacaaatatatctactataatactgccccctgcatacaaatatatctactataatactgccccctgtatacaaatatatctactataatactgccccctgtatacaaacatatctactataatactgccccctgtatacaaatatatctactataatactgctcctacatacaagaatataactactataatactgctcctacatataagaatataactactataatactgcctactatatacaagaatataactactataatactgctcctatatacaagaatatcactactataatactgctcctatatacaagaatataattactataatactgctcctatatacaagaatataactactataatactgctcctatatacaagaatatatctactataatactgcctcctatacacaagaatataactactataatactgctcctatatacaagaatataactactataatactgcccctatacacaagaatataactactataatactgccccctgtatacaaatatatctaatataatactgccccctgtatacaaatatatctactataatactgccccctgtatacaaatatatctactataatactgcccccagtatacaaatatatctactataatactgcccccagtataccagaatataactactataatactgccccctgtatacaaatatatctactataatactgccccctgtatacaagaatataactactataatactgccccctgtatacaaatatatctactataatactgcccccgtatacaaatatatctactataatactgctcctatatacaagaatataactactataatactgctcctatatacaagaatataactactataatactgcccctatatacaagaatataactactataatactgctcctatatacaagaatataactactataatactgcctcctatatacaagaatataactactataatactgcccccgtatacaaatatatctactataatactgcccccgtatacaaatatatctactataatactgctcctatatacaagaatataactactataatactgctcctatatacaagaatataactactataatactgctcctatatacaagaatataactactataatactgcctcctgtatacaagaatatatctactataatactgccccctgtatacaagaatataactactataatactgccccctgtatacaaatatatctactataatactgcccccgtatacaaatatatctactataatactgctcctatatacaagaatataactactataatactgctcctatatacaagaatataactactataatactgcccctatatacaagaatataactactataatactgctcctatatacaagaatataactactataatactgcctcctatatacaagaatataactactataatactgccccctgtatacaaatatatctactataatactgcccccatatacaaatatatctactataatactgctcctatatacaagaatataactactataatactgcccctatatacaagaatataactactataatactgcccctatatacaagaatataactactataatactgccccctgtatacaagaatataactactataatactgcctcctatatacaagaatataactactataatactgctcctatatacaagaatataactactataatactgctcctatatacaagaatataactactataatactgcccctatatacaagaatataactactataatactgctcctatatacaagaatataactactataatactgcctcctatatacaagaatataactactataatactgcccccgtatacaaatatatctactataatactgcccccgtatacaaatatatctactataatactgctcctatatacaagaatataactactataatactgctcctatatacaagaatataactactataatactgctcctatatacaagaatataactactataatactgcctcctgtatacaagaatatatctactataatactgccccctgtatacaagaatataactactataatactgccccctgtatacaaatatatctactataatactgcccccgtatacaaatatatctactataatactgctcctatatacaagaatataactactataatactgctcctatatacaagaatataactactataatactgcccctatatacaagaatataactactataatactgctcctatatacaagaatataactactataatactgcctcctatatacaagaatataactactataatactgccccctgtatacaaatatatctactataatactgcccccatatacaaatatatctactataatactgctcctatatacaagaatataactactataatactgcccctatatacaagaatataactactataatactgcccctatatacaagaatataactactataatactgccccctgtatacaagaatataactactataatactgcctcctatatacaagaatataactactataatactgctcctatatacaagaatataactactataatactgctcctatatacaagaatataactactataatactgctcctatatacaagaatataactactataatactgcctcctatatacaagaatatatctactataatactgcccctatatagaagaatataactactataatactgctcctatatacaagaatataactactataatactgctcctatatacaagaatataactactataatactgcctcctatatataagaatataactactataatactgcccctatatacaagaatataactactaatactgctcctatatacaagaatataactactataatactgcccctatatacaagaatataactactataatactgctcctatatacaagattataactactataatactgctcctatatacaagaatataactgctataatactgctcctatatacaagaatataactactataatactgctcctatatacaagaatataactactataatactgctcctatatacaagaatataactactataatactgctcctatatacaagaatata from Hyla sarda isolate aHylSar1 chromosome 11, aHylSar1.hap1, whole genome shotgun sequence harbors:
- the LOC130295960 gene encoding cocaine- and amphetamine-regulated transcript protein-like encodes the protein METITQGPPKHCALLLALYLSTLILLGRGEDPRLQISPEDLPLQSNSLAVALGEMLEYNQDNGMRLEKKAAQVPRCDVGERCAMKHGPRIGKLCDCLRGASCNSFMLRCY